The following are from one region of the Coffea eugenioides isolate CCC68of chromosome 2, Ceug_1.0, whole genome shotgun sequence genome:
- the LOC113759637 gene encoding uncharacterized protein LOC113759637 yields the protein MEGRSGKDSVDEVVDFIWIDGEKSGSKVRGEGMGAHGMIEDNKKMETKGGRGKGNHKVSKSWKRLVLEVSKRKPLVEVNRDEGDSGKGKRKVEEQAGKENKKKCKTGVEWEPLDSSPTKGVYEAPFSIIELLIEDREVGGEWWCVCVYASADVRIRKEQWKVIARRSCLWGEAWAIMGDLNDITSNNEKWGGRHRAEVWKEFPGLGVITGVVRERYKERIDRVLGSQGWIKRFEKAKCTHVETEASDHCLLVLDTKPVERRFMFDRRWLGHRDIGEVIDKLIEQVKKEIKEAKELKSDGYRVKVACLKRKLVEAYKKEEIYWSQKARVDWLKEGDRNTKFFHAKVLGVPQTITEEMNRELTRNVSEQEISKAIFSMHPHKSPGPDGHLLKSVNETLISLIPKTNTASSISDFRPISLCNVLYKIISKVLTNRFKLVLSACISHSQSAFVPERDGFMAIKLDMSKAYDRVEWKFLAKMMMKMGFCPKWIQWVLECVSSVTYSINFNGEKRGYIKPTRGLRQGNPLSPYLLLICAEGFSSLLNQAKVHGRLTGLKIAQGAPSLSHLFFVDDSLIFCKANVDEASQIMRILEVYKQASGQLVNVEKSSLFFSRNVGSRMKEGVMRKLQGMRLAQHSKYLGLPLPIGRSKRQAFEFIRNKAMERLHGWKEQLLSQAGKEVLLKSVILALPTWRKLSEVKAEGDLGFRDLHEYNLALLAKQLWRILTRPNLLMSKVIKARYFKGVSLWKMESNGTDSWCWKSLLRARGILEAGLRKRVGDGQSISIWDDRWLPDSEDGRVKTQRREEVGVFRVSDLIQEDKWNKELIVQVFEDQEGKEILRIPLSVFERKDTVYWIKSSTGEFTVKSGYRLAKSLRGKGDHGRRGAESSCRGKYTPQGWSFLWGLKVKHKLKHFIWKCLQGVFPVNVAIKERCSKGDPICKCCGEYPETIEHLLFFCDNAKVQTTPISWEGLECFRNSFGHWWEELRDVRALESGQERIELTVNVLWQIWKSRNRRQFEDKRMDPMAVVQKATREWKEFQEVQDLEGGTAVQQKTDSAGWGMIARDCFGNVLRAWAVPSSGFSSAKQEEALALITAMLMAKHQG from the exons ATGGAGGGCAGGTCAGGGAAGGATTCAGTAGATGAGGTGGTGGATTTTATATGGATTGATGGTGAGAAAAGTGGAAGTAAGGTAAGGGGGGAGGGTATGGGGGCTCATGGGATGATTGAAGATAACAAGAAAATGGAGACAAAGGGGGGGAGGGGAAAAGGGAATCACAAGGTCAGTAAGAGTTGGAAGAGGTTGGTACTGGAGGTTAGCAAAAGGAAGCCACTGGTGGAGGTTAATAGGGATGAGGGTGATTCTGGCAAAGGGAAAAGGAAAGTGGAGGAGCAGGCAGGgaaggaaaataagaaaaagtgCAAAACGGGAGTAGAGTG ggagccccttgacagttccccaaCTAAAGGAGTCTATGAAGCTCCATTCTCTATCAttg AATTGTTAATAGAGGATAGGGAAGTAGGTGGTGAATGGTGGTGTGTCTGTGTGTATGCTAGTGCTGATGTTAGGATTAGGAAGGAACAGTGGAAGGTCATAGCTAGGAGGAGTTGTCTGTGGGGAGAAGCATGGGCTATTATGGGAGACTTGAATGATATTACATCAAATAATGAAAAGTGGGGAGGGAGGCACAGGGCTGAG GTTTGGAAGGAGTTCCCTGGACTTGGTGTAATAACTGGGGTAGTGAGGGAGAGGTATAAAGAAAGGATTGATAGAGTTTTGGGTAGTCAAGGCTGGATAAAGAGGTTTGAGAAGGCAAAATGTACTCATGTTGAAACTGAGGCTTCTGATCATTGTTTATTGGTACTGGATACAAAACCAGTAGAGAGGAGGTTCATGTTTGACAGGAGATGGTTGGGACATAGGGATATAGGGGAGGTTATTGATAAG CTGATAGAGCAAGTGAAGAAGGAGATAAAGGAAGCTAAGGAACTGAAAAGTGATGGTTATAGGGTCAAGGTAGCTTGCCTGAAAAGGAAGTTGGTTGAGGCTTATAAAAAAGAGGAGATATATTGGAGTCAGAAGGCTAGAGTGGACTGGTTGAAAGAGGGGGATAGAAATACCAAGTTTTTCCATGCGAAGGTGTTAG GTGTTCCACAGACCATCACTGAGGAGATGAATAGGGAGCTCACCAGGAATGTATCAGAGCAAGAGATCAGCAAAGCAATCTTCTCGATGCACCCACACAAGTCCCCAGGACCAGATG GTCATTTGCTCAAATCTGTTAATGAAACTTTAATCAGTTTGATTCCCAAAACTAACACTGCTAGTTccatttcagatttcagaccTATAAGCTTGTGTAATGTCCTTTacaaaatcatttcaaaagtgCTCACCAATAGGTTCAAACTAGTTCTGAGTGCTTGTATTAGTCATTCCCAGTCTGCGTTTGTCCCTGAAAG GGATGGTTTCATGGCTATTAAATTGGATATGTCAAAGGCTTATGATAGAGTAGAATGGAAATTCCTGGCTaaaatgatgatgaagatgggATTCTGTCCAAAATGGATTCAGTGGGTGCTGGAGTGTGTATCTAGTGTTACCTACTCTATTAATTTTAATGGGGAGAAAAGAGGGTACATTAAGCCAACAAGAGGGTTGAGACAGGGAAATCCTCTATCTCCCTATTTGCTTTTGATCTGTGCTGAGGGGTTTTCCTCTTTGCTGAACCAAGCAAAGGTGCATGGAAGGTTGACTGGCTTGAAGATTGCTCAGGGGGCTCCTAGTCTATCTCATTTGTTTTTTGTAGATGATTCCCTGATCTTCTGTAAAGCAAATGTTGATGAAGCTAGTCAGATAATGAGGATTCTAGAAGTGTATAAACAAGCTTCTGGTCAGTTAGTAAATGTAGAGAAATCCTCTCTGTTCTTTAGCAGGAATGTAGGCAGTAGAATGAAGGAGGGGGTTATGAGGAAGTTGCAGGGAATGAGACTTGCTCAGCACAGCAAATATTTGGGGTTACCTCTACCCATTGGACGATCCAAAAGGCAGGCATTTGAGTTCATCAGGAATAAAGCTATGGAGAGGCTGCATGGATGGAAAGAGCAGTTATTGAGTCAGGCAGGGAAGGAGGTTCTGCTTAAATCTGTTATACTGGCCCTGCCCAC CTGGCGAAAATTGTCTGAAGTGAAAGCTGAAGGAGACCTTGGTTTCAGGGATCTTCATGAGTATAATCTGGCCTTGTTGGCAAAGCAGCTATGGAGGATTTTAACCAGGCCAAATCTGTTAATGAGTAAGGTTATCAAAGCTAGGTACTTCAAGGGGGTCTCTCTATGGAAGATGGAAAGCAATGGTACTGACTCTTGGTGTTGGAAAAGCCTACTGAGGGCAAGGGGGATTTTAGAAGCAGGGCTAAGGAAGAGGGTGGGTGATGGACAATCTATCAGCATATGGGATGATAGGTGGCTTCCTGATTCAGAAGATGGGAGAGTTAAAACTCAAAGAAGGGAGGAAGTGGGTGTTTTCAGAGTTAGTGATCTCATACAAGAAGATAAGTGGAACAAGGAGTTGATTGTTCAGGTGTTTGAGGACCAAGAAGGAAAGGAAATTCTGAGAATTCCTCTGAGTGTATTTGAGAGGAAGGACACTGTATACTGGATTAAGTCTAGCACTGGGGAGTTTACAGTAAAATCAGGCTACAGGTTAGCTAAAAGTCTTCGAGGGAAGGGGGATCATGGGAGAAGAGGAGCAGAATCAAGCTGTAGAGGGAAGTACACGCCCCAAGGCTGGAGTTTTCTTTGGGGACTAAAGGTAAAGCATAAGCTGAAGCACTTCATCTGGAAGTGCTTGCAGGGTGTGTTTCCTGTAAACGTTGCTATCAAAGAAAGATGCTCAAAAGGGGATCCTATTTGCAAATGCTGTGGGGAGTACCCGGAAACTATTGAACATCTGCTCTTTTTCTGTGATAATGCTAAGGTCCAGACAACACCTATAAGCTGGGAAGGGTTAGAGTGTTTCAGGAACAGTTTTGGCCACTGGTGGGAGGAGCTGAGGGATGTCAGGGCATTGGAAAGTGGTCAGGAGAGAATTGAGTTGACCGTGAATGTTCTATGGCAGATATGGAAATCAAGGAATAGGAGGCAGTTTGAGGATAAAAGGATGGACCCAATGGCAGTAGTGCAGAAGGCAACTAGGGAGTGGAAAGAGTTCCAGGAGGTTCAGGATTTGGAAGGGGGGACGG CAGTGCAACAGAAGACAGACAGTGCTGGTTGGGGGATGATTGCTAGGGACTGTTTTGGAAATGTGTTGAGAGCCTGGGCCGTGCCAAGCTCAGGTTTCTCAAGTGCTAAACAGGAGGAAGCTTTGGCTCTAATAACTGCTATGCTTATGGCAAAACATCAGGGCTGA
- the LOC113760615 gene encoding L-type lectin-domain containing receptor kinase IV.1-like encodes MFILIKLILLAVSALAGFASSQDLSITYNGFRSSDLSRDGIAEVTPNGLLKLTDAPVQQQGHAFFPNPVSFKDSANSSAFSFSTTFIFAVVSEYPTLSGHGMAFVIAPTRGLPGALPSHHLGLFNETNNGNETNHVFAVELDTIQSEEFHDINNNHVGIDINGLNSTLAEPAGYYSDGSGVFQNLTLISGKAMQVWVEYDGKEKHISVTLAPIYADKPNKPLLSLSYDLSPILNKNMYIGFSSSTGSVPTSHCLLGWSFKMNGVAQWLDLSQLPKLPRVGPKKTSKVLTIGLPIILTIALPIAISGIIYQVRIKKKFAEVLEDWEHDYGPHRFKYKDLYIATKRFRDRELLGRGGFGKVYRGILPSSKLEVAVKRVSHDSRQGMKEFVAEIVSIGRLRHRNLVPLLGYCRRKDELLLVYEYMPNGSLDRFLYQQPRCTLNWNQRYRVIRGVASGLFYLHEGWEQIVIHRDVKASNVLLDSELNGRLGDFGLAKLYDHGTDPQTTHVVGTLGYLAPEHTRTGKATTRTDVYAFGAFLLEVVCGRRPIEPHPPTEDAILVDWVFSCWNKGQFLEAVDPNMGLDYVKEEVELVMKLGLLCSQSEPTARPTMRQVVLYLDSALALPDLRSLGISATGLSFASQEGFSDFKLSYPSSMDKPFSHASSSAAESLLSGGR; translated from the coding sequence ATGTTTATTCTAATCAAGCTTATACTGCTAGCGGTTTCTGCTCTAGCTGGCTTTGCATCTTCCCAGGACCTTAGTATCACCTACAATGGATTCCGGTCCTCCGACTTGAGCCGGGATGGCATAGCTGAGGTCACGCCAAATGGCCTCTTGAAGCTAACTGATGCCCCCGTGCAGCAACAAGGTCATGCCTTCTTTCCTAATCCTGTCAGCTTCAAGGATTCAGCTAATTCCTCTGCTTTCTCCTTTTCCACCACCTTCATCTTTGCTGTAGTGTCTGAATATCCTACTTTGAGTGGCCATGGAATGGCTTTCGTGATTGCACCAACAAGAGGCCTTCCAGGGGCTCTTCCTAGTCACCATCTCGGCCTCTTCAACGAAACCAACAATGGAAATGAGACCAATCATGTCTTTGCAGTGGAACTTGACACGATCCAAAGTGAAGAGTTCCATGATATCAATAATAACCACGTTGGGATTGACATCAACGGACTGAACTCCACATTAGCGGAGCCTGCAGGTTATTATTCGGATGGCAGCGGTGTTTTTCAGAACTTGACTCTTATTAGTGGTAAAGCAATGCAAGTTTGGGTGGAATATGATGGAAAAGAAAAGCATATAAGTGTCACATTAGCTCCAATATATGCTGATAAACCAAACAAACCTCTTTTATCTTTATCCTATGATCTTTCTCCAATATTAAATAAAAACATGTACATCGGATTTTCATCATCTACCGGTTCTGTCCCGACATCCCATTGCCTTCTGGGATGGAGTTTCAAGATGAACGGTGTGGCTCAATGGCTGGATCTTTCTCAACTTCCTAAGCTCCCACGAGTTGGGCCAAAGAAAACGTCCAAAGTATTGACCATTGGTTTACCTATCATTTTGACAATTGCCCTGCCAATAGCAATCTCTGGCATAATTTATCAGGTGAGAATAAAGAAGAAGTTTGCAGAAGTTCTTGAGGATTGGGAGCATGATTATGGCCCTCACAGATTCAAGTACAAAGATTTGTATATCGCCACAAAAAGGTTCAGGGACAGAGAGTTACTGGGAAGAGGCGGTTTTGGTAAGGTATATCGAGGCATCTTACCCAGCTCCAAACTTGAGGTTGCTGTCAAGAGGGTATCTCATGATTCCAGGCAAGGAATGAAAGAATTTGTGGCAGAAATCGTCAGCATAGGCCGGTTACGCCACAGAAATTTGGTTCCACTTTTAGGTTACTGCAGGCGAAAAGATGAACTGCTATTGGTTTATGAATACATGCCAAATGGAAGCCTGGACAGGTTTCTATACCAGCAGCCTAGGTGCACTCTGAACTGGAACCAAAGATATCGAGTCATAAGAGGTGTAGCATCTGGATTGTTTTATCTACATGAAGGTTGGGAACAGATAGTGATTCACAGAGATGTAAAGGCCAGCAACGTCCTGTTAGACAGTGAATTGAATGGAAGATTAGGAGATTTCGGGCTTGCCAAATTGTATGATCATGGAACAGACCCTCAAACAACTCATGTTGTTGGAACACTTGGATACCTCGCGCCAGAGCATACTAGAACTGGAAAGGCTACAACCAGAACGGACGTATATGCCTTTGGCGCCTTTTTGCTTGAGGTAGTTTGCGGCAGAAGACCAATAGAACCACACCCCCCAACAGAGGACGCCATTTTGGTTGATTGGGTATTTTCTTGCTGGAACAAAGGGCAATTTCTTGAAGCAGTTGATCCAAACATGGGACTTGATTATGTGAAAGAGGAGGTGGAATTGGTTATGAAGCTCGGATTGTTGTGCTCGCAGTCAGAGCCCACGGCAAGGCCAACCATGCGTCAAGTTGTTCTATACTTGGACAGCGCCTTGGCACTGCCAGATTTACGCTCACTTGGGATTTCTGCCACTGGCCTGTCTTTTGCAAGTCAGGAAGGTTTCAGTGATTTTAAGTTATCATATCCATCTTCAATGGACAAGCCATTTTCACACGCTTCCTCCTCTGCTGCAGAATCGCTATTGTCTGGAGGTCGGTGA
- the LOC113759638 gene encoding uncharacterized protein LOC113759638 — protein MTETVEHMFFFCKHAEYIWNAAPINWDGLKDFRHNFWHWNCPRRTANKAIHEWSEYKEVSIGEDKTEENGEKQVAESSRWHPPPQGFIKLNSDAVLEQKERRIGWGVVARREDGEIVGAWAGGERRDENPTVEEALAIRKAVIKAKQSGWNEDVIQSDCKQMVDKLKDMNAEDSVTGTILIDILKLSQGFDECCFSFVKRDGN, from the exons ATGACAGAAACGGTTGAGCACATGTTTTTCTTTTGCAAGCACGCAGAGTACATCTGGAATGCAGCACCAATCAATTGGGATGGGTTAAAGGATTTTAGGCACAATTTTTGGCATTG GAACTGTCCACGAAGAACTGCAAATAAAGCTATACATGAGTGGTCTGAATATAAAGAAGTGAGCATTGGAGAAGACAAAACAGAGGAAAACGGGGAAAAACAAGTGGCAGAATCGAGTAGATGGCATCCACCCCCGCAGGGGTTTATCAAGCTAAACTCTGATGCAGTTTTGGAGCAAAAGGAAAGGAGAATAGGTTGGGGGGTAGTGGCCAGAAGGGAGGATGGGGAGATTGTTGGAGCTTGGGCAGGAGGTGAAAGGAGAGACGAAAACCCAACAGTGGAGGAAGCCTTAGCAATCAGAAAAGCTGTCATCAAGGCAAAGCAGAGTGGCTGGAACGAAGATGTCATCCAATCTGACTGTAAACAAATGGTTGATAAGCTCAAGGATATGAATGCTGAAGATTCAGTTACAGGGACTATCTTAATTGATATACTGAAGCTAAGCCAAGGGTTCGATGAATGTTGCTTCTCATTTGTTAAAAGAGATGGTAACTGA